The Pirellulales bacterium DNA window AAGCCGATTCTTCGCAAGTAGCTGTATGTGTCATCATAATATTCTGGCTTACGAGTGGGATCTGATTCGGAACCATCAGGCACAACGATCACCATACCTTGACGCGCACGCGTTAGCAAT harbors:
- a CDS encoding DNA/RNA helicase domain-containing protein, with translation MKNAYRVLLTRARQGMVIVVPDGSESDPTRKPEYYDDTYSYLRRIGFKTI